The following coding sequences lie in one Spinacia oleracea cultivar Varoflay chromosome 1, BTI_SOV_V1, whole genome shotgun sequence genomic window:
- the LOC110775528 gene encoding putative disease resistance protein RGA3 — MATGMVLTVAQTLLSALQTKELRELCSLFDHESQLADLERTVETITLRTLLCPCLFLDQVSWQPNVAIILENCRRLRVLDLNGLHISALRNTLNNLSHLRYLDLSFNFDLKRLPKSISKLYNLQVLKLEGCARLEELPEDLRELVNLRHLDITNCYLLTHMPAGMGSLISLRTLSMFILGGGSSDQVQIDQLRELMPLNNLRGKLKIIFREGYSYNATNADEGSSLLSKKHIKALVIEEDEANYRIPIILDERLLEFLQPHHDLRLIKIFGYISIRLPDWAAAIAANLPLLVRICLKHFEGLQHLPQLSQLRHLKFLQLEGMPNVDYMEYDKGTIPFFPSLEELSLGKFPKLKGWWRLEVGEEREAVIPVFSRLHYLTIFNCPNLTYFPGIPHVKEVSLTKFNEALTFCKASPTPTDHASSSSDIGYDNKVGDEVISLNTLDIDNVGSVNYVFGESSESIRSLKLILSEVESLSSFAESYVRLALSIEKLEFKYCLNLKSLLGGGLEHMVNLQSLVIKECCNLELEEDEDGMPWKAFHKLIHFDL; from the coding sequence ATGGCCACTGGCATGGTACTCACTGTTGCTCAGACACTACTTTCTGCACTGCAAACTAAGGAGTTGAGAGAACTTTGCTCCTTGTTTGACCATGAATCCCAGCTTGCAGACCTCGAGCGCACTGTTGAAACCATCACACTGCGTACTCTCCTCTGTCCATGTTTATTTCTTGATCAAGTATCTTGGCAACCAAATGTTGCCATCATACTGGAAAATTGCAGGCGTTTACGAGTGTTGGACTTGAATGGGCTTCACATAAGTGCTTTACGCAATACATTAAACAATCTGTCACATTTAAGGTATCTTGATCTCTCTTTCAATTTTGACTTGAAGAGGCTTCCTAAATCTATTTCCAAGCTCTATAATTTGCAAGTATTAAAGTTAGAAGGTTGTGCTAGACTAGAGGAATTGCCGGAGGACTTGAGAGAATTAGTTAATCTTAGGCACCTGGATATAACTAACTGTTATTTATTGACTCATATGCCTGCAGGAATGGGTAGTTTAATTAGTCTTAGGACACTGTCAATGTTTATTTTGGGTGGAGGAAGTTCTGATCAAGTGCAGATAGATCAGCTTAGAGAACTGATGCCTCTAAATAACCTTAGAGGTAAACTTAAAATTATATTTAGAGAGGGTTATTCGTACAATGCAACAAATGCTGATGAGGGATCATCTTTGTTAAGCAAGAAACACATCAAAGCCTTAGTAATAGAGGAGGATGAAGCTAATTACAGAATACCAATTATACTTGATGAAAGATTACTGGAATTCCTCCAACCCCACCATGATCTTAGACTGATTAAGATTTTTGGATATATAAGCATCCGATTGCCAGATTGGGCTGCAGCAATTGCGGCCAATTTACCACTACTTGTTAGAATCTGTCTGAAGCATTTTGAAGGGTTGCAACATCTGCCGCAGCTGAGCCAACTCCGACATCTCAAATTTCTTCAACTCGAGGGCATGCCCAATGTGGATTACATGGAGTATGATAAGGGTACTATTCCTTTTTTTCCTTCACTTGAGGAGCTTAGTCTGGGGAAGTTTCCAAAGTTAAAGGGATGGTGGAGACTAGAAGTAGGGGAGGAAAGggaagctgtcatccctgtaTTCTCTCGACTACATTATTTGACGATCTTTAATTGCCCAAATTTGACATATTTTCCTGGAATTCCACACGTGAAAGAAGTGAGTCTGACGAAATTTAATGAAGCACTGACATTTTGCAAAGCAAGTCCAACCCCTACTGATCATGCATCTTCCTCTTCTGATATTGGTTACGACAATAAAGTTGGTGATGAAGTTATTTCTTTGAATACTTTAGATATAGACAATGTGGGGTCAGTGAATTATGTTTTTGGGGAGTCTTCAGAAAGTATTAGATCTCTCAAATTAATCTTATCTGAGGTGGAGAGTCTGTCCAGCTTTGCAGAGAGTTACGTAAGGCTTGCATTGTCTATTGAAAAGCTAGAATTTAAGTATTGCTTGAACCTAAAGAGTCTGCTGGGAGGAGGATTAGAGCATATGGTCAACTTGCAGAGTCTCGTTATTAAAGAGTGTTGTAACCTGGAattggaagaagatgaagatggGATGCCATGGAAAGCCTTTCATAAACTCATTCACTTTGATTTATGA